One Longimicrobiaceae bacterium genomic region harbors:
- a CDS encoding lasso RiPP family leader peptide-containing protein, translating into MKKTYSAPTVTVHGSAVAATQGNGGKLLEFINWRPGQP; encoded by the coding sequence ATGAAGAAGACCTACTCGGCCCCCACCGTGACCGTGCACGGGAGCGCCGTCGCCGCCACGCAGGGCAACGGCGGCAAGCTGCTCGAGTTCATCAACTGGCGTCCGGGCCAGCCCTGA